The following are from one region of the Dermacentor albipictus isolate Rhodes 1998 colony chromosome 5, USDA_Dalb.pri_finalv2, whole genome shotgun sequence genome:
- the LOC139060261 gene encoding uncharacterized protein, protein MEPAGDCFVPGGFFSVTNGWKKRFGNVKIPTEAQLEKHMVSSGARFARQQMKGTMFQEEGYVRNVMYNDVSAESTCGLLRSICLPSMKGGYYIVHAAISKASGYILAGHCLCPAGLSGTCQHFVGLILHAIHLAQKDAATCTEVPCAWIVPAQVKKHEPPLPLQDITFHTRKHEGAKRRRFDPLPGLSPSDPSLLAADLEKVAANCLLLRYMSEENSGESLLYRPSRWTAEQLFSSQRLDRPQIQPGTWSGLVG, encoded by the exons ATGGAGCCCGCTGGTGACTGCTTTGTACCtggaggtttcttcagcgtgacgaaCGGCTGGAAAAAGCGCTTCGGTAACGTCAAAATACCCACGGAAGCGCAGCTCGAAAAACACATGGTGTCGAGCGGAGCGCGCTTCGCGCGACAGCAAATGAAAGGAACgatgttccaagaagaaggatacgTGCGCAACGTCATGTACAACGACGTGTCAGCAGAATCCACGTGCGGACTTTTGCGTAGTATCTGCCTACCGTCAATGAAAGGCGGCTATTACATCGTGCACGCCGCGATTTCCAAGGCGTCGGGCTACATCCTGGCTGGTCATTGCCTCTGCCCCGCAGG cctgagCGGCACATGCCAACATTTTGTTGGGTTAATCCTTCATGCCATTCACTTGGCGCAAAAGGATGCGGCAACGTGCACGGAAGTTCCATGTGCTTGGATTGTTCCTGCCCAAG tcaaaaagcatgagccacctctgcctctgcaagacatcacttttcacacaaggaaacatgaaggtGCGAAAAGGCGGCGGTTTGATCCACTGCCAGGGCTCTCACCGAGTGACCCATCTCTGCTTGCTGCCGATCTCGAAAAGGTGGCAGCAAACTGCCTGCTTCTCCGTTATATGAGCGAAGAAAACTCAGGAGAATCACTT ctatacAGGCCCTCTCGGTGGACAGCAGAGCAGTTGTTCTCGAGTCAACGATTGGACAGGCCGCAAATCCAACCTGGCACATGGAGCGGATTGGTCGGCTAA
- the LOC139059857 gene encoding uncharacterized protein, with protein sequence MPMSCVAYGCSSRDSPSRTVRFFRFPSVKRDRQRREAWIRAVKRQDAQGRPWQPSAASRLCGKHFVTGAPSLSPRHPDFIPTLFVYTDQFRKKDAVDRHVRTAARSKRKTGAPPTAGTEVSGQGGTCKGLSDGEPDTSCVQGADSSFDEEGAADALLLLATSPMLTEPQEVLEPTPLSREENTDHLLTENVALQRKVRDLELQCRKLKRCTFSVDTIHKSSFKFYTGLQSKEQFEALFKHIEKNAERMVYWDGGKTQAKERQLSKREELFMVLYRLRTGVCAKEVARIFGISQSCLSRIFCTWVIFLDKELSALTRFPTLAEIKRHMPMAFSDFSNTRVILDCTEVRIQRPSKLQAQRHTFSSYKHYNKFKALVGVTPDGYVSFVPDLWGGHVSDSEVVEKSGLLGLLDAGDGVMVDKGFRLEGVFPPSIQIHMPPFKMGNQLSASDVIATRKIAGARIHVERVIRRIKEFHFLDKPLPINMLDIIDSTFRTCAFLCNFLQPIISINNENK encoded by the exons atgccaatgtcgtgtgtcgcgtacggctgcagttcacgtgacagtcccagcaggacagtgcggtttttccgatttccgtcggtaaaacgagatcgacagcgccgtgaagcctggattagggctgtGAAGCGGCAGGATGCGCAAGGGCGTCCATGGCAGCCGTCAGCAGCATCTCGACTCTGCGGgaagcactttgtgacag GGGCACCTTCACTGTCACCCAGACATCCGGACTTCATACCGACGCTGTTCGTGTATACAGACCAGTTCAGAAAGAAGGACGCGGTCGACCGCCATGTtcgtaccgcggcgcgttccaagaGGAAAACAGGCGCTCCACCAACAGCAG GTACAGAGGTTTCAGGTCAAGGAGGAACTTGTAAAGGTCTCAGTGATGGGGAACCAGACACGTCCTGTGTTCAGG GTGCAGACTCTTCATTCGACGAGGAAGGAGCAGCTGATGCACTCTTGCTGCTTGCAACATCCCCAATGCTCACTGAGCCACAGGAGGTCCTAGAGCCAACGCCCTTAAGCAGagaggagaacactgaccaccTATTAACTGAAAATGTGGCATTACAACGGAAAGTCAGGGATCTAGAACTGCAATGCCGAAAGCTAaaacgctgcacgttttctgtggatactattcacaaatcgtcttttaagttttatacaggactgcaaagtaaggaacagtttgaagcactctttaagcacattgaaaaaaatgcagaacgcatggtttattgggatggaggaaaaacacaagcaaaggaaagacagctctCCAAGCGCGAAGAACTTTTCATGGTGCTGTATAGGCTCAGGACTGGTGTTTGTGCCAAGGAAGTGGCTCGAATCTTTGGAATTTCTCAGTCATGCCTTAGTCGCATCTTTTGTACATGGGTAATTTTTCTCGATAAAGAGCTCTCAGcattgacaaggtttcccacattagCAGAGATCAAACGGCACATGCCAATGGCATTCAGTGACTTCTCAAACACTAGAGTCATCCTTGATTGCACAGAGGTGAGAATCCAAAGACCTTCAAAACTACAGGCACAGAGGCATACTTTCTCCTCGTACAAGCATTATAACAAGTTCAAAGCACTTGTTggggtaacaccagatggctacgtttcatttgtgccagatttgtggggtgggcatgttagtgatagcgaagttgtCGAAAAATCGGGCCTACTGGGTTTATTAGATGCGGGGGACGGTGTGATGGTCGACAAAGGCTTTAGGTTGGAGGGCGTTTTTCCACCATCTATTCAAATCCACATGCCACCATTTAAAATGGGGAACCAATTGTCAGCTAGTGACGTGATTGCCACCCGAAAAATAGCTGGCGCTAGGATCCATGTTGAGCGAGTCATAAGACGTatcaaagaatttcattttttagacAAACCACTGCCAATCAACATGCTCGACATTATTGACAGCACTTTTAGGACTTGcgcctttttgtgcaattttctacagccaatcatttcaatcaataatgagaacaagtag